Proteins encoded by one window of Bubalus bubalis isolate 160015118507 breed Murrah chromosome 4, NDDB_SH_1, whole genome shotgun sequence:
- the FBXL14 gene encoding F-box/LRR-repeat protein 14 isoform X2, whose product METHISCLFPELLAMIFGYLDVRDKGRAAQVCTAWRDAAYHKSVWRGVEAKLHLRRANPSLFPSLQARGIRRVQILSLRRSLSYVIQGMANIESLNLSGCYNLTDNGLGHAFVQEIGSLRALNLSLCKQITDSSLGRIAQYLKGLEVLELGGCSNITNTGLLLIAWGLQRLKSLNLRSCRHLSDVGIGHLAGMTRSAAEGCLGLEQLTLQDCQKLTDLSLKHISRGLTGLRLLNLSFCGGISDAGLLHLSHMGSLRSLNLRSCDNISDTGIMHLAMGSLRLSGLDVSFCDKVGDQSLAYIAQGLDGLKSLSLCSCHISDDGINRMVRQMHGLRTLNIGQCVRITDKGLELIAEHLSQLTGIDLYGCTRITKRGLERITQLPCLKVLNLGLWQMTDSEKVR is encoded by the coding sequence ATGGAGACGCACATCTCGTGCCTGTTCCCGGAGCTGCTGGCCATGATCTTCGGCTACCTGGACGTGCGCGACAAGGGGCGCGCGGCGCAGGTGTGCACGGCCTGGCGGGACGCCGCCTACCACAAGTCGGTGTGGCGGGGGGTGGAGGCCAAGCTGCACCTGCGCCGGGCCAACCCGTCGCTGTTCCCCAGCCTGCAGGCCCGGGGCATCCGCCGGGTGCAGATCCTGAGCTTGCGCCGCAGCCTCAGCTACGTGATCCAGGGTATGGCCAACATCGAGAGCCTCAACCTCAGCGGCTGCTATAACCTCACCGACAACGGGCTGGGCCACGCGTTCGTGCAGGAGATCGGCTCGCTGCGCGCGCTCAACCTGAGCCTCTGCAAGCAGATCACCGACAGCAGCCTGGGCCGCATCGCCCAGTACCTCAAGGGCCTGGAGGTGCTGGAGCTGGGCGGCTGCAGCAACATCACCAACACCGGCCTCCTGCTCATCGCCTGGGGCCTGCAGCGCCTCAAGAGCCTCAATCTCCGCAGCTGCCGCCACCTCTCGGACGTGGGCATCGGGCACCTGGCCGGCATGACGCGCAGCGCGGCCGAGGGCTGCCTGGGCCTGGAGCAGCTCACGCTGCAGGACTGCCAGAAGCTCACGGACCTGTCCTTGAAGCACATCTCCCGGGGACTGACGGGCCTGAGGCTCCTCAACCTCAGCTTCTGCGGGGGCATCTCGGACGCCGGCCTCCTGCACCTGTCGCACATGGGCAGCCTGCGCAGCCTCAACCTGCGCTCGTGCGACAACATCAGCGACACGGGCATCATGCATCTGGCCATGGGCAGCCTGCGCCTGTCGGGGCTGGACGTGTCCTTCTGCGACAAGGTGGGGGACCAGAGCCTGGCTTACATCGCGCAGGGGCTGGACGGCCTCAAGTCCCTGTCCCTCTGCTCCTGCCACATCAGCGACGACGGCATCAACCGCATGGTGCGGCAGATGCACGGGCTGCGCACGCTCAACATCGGCCAGTGCGTGCGCATCACGGACAAGGGCCTGGAGCTCATCGCGGAGCACCTGAGCCAACTCACCGGCATCGACCTGTACGGCTGCACCCGCATCA